CATAAAGAAATAGAGCGAGTATTAAAACAAGAAAATATTATAGATTTAGCAAAACAAGACCAATCTTTAGTTCCTTTGGCTAATATTGTTTCTAAAATGACTAAAGGCGAAGAAGGAATTGGCGAATATACCTTTAAAGGTGTAAGAAACATCATTGCTTATTCACCTATAGGTTCTACTGGCTGGTCTATTGCAGTTGTAGCCCCTGCTTCTGAAATATTGGCAAGAGCATCGGGGCTTAGAAAATTCATGCTGATCACATCAATTATAATAATCATTATTGCAGTACTTTTAATACTTTTATTTGCAAGAAGTATTACAGCGCCGCTGATACTTGCTGTAAATCATTTGGGGGTAATTGCAAACGGTGATTTTACAATGCCTGTTCCAGAGATTTACCTTAAGCGTAAAGATGAGATAGGACTGCTGGCAAAGGCGATAGATAAGCTGCAGGCAGATATAAAACCGCTACTTGCAATTTGAAAGATGGAGTAGGGATACTTTCTACCAATTCAGAAAGTTTAACTTCGGTATCAGAAGAGATTGCAGCTTCATCAAGTGAAGTTGCAAAAGCTATACAGCAAGTTGCCCAGGGAGCAAGCGAGCAGGTAAATTCTGTTCAGAAAGTGGTAGAGTTGTTTGATTTGATGGCACAGAATTTGGAAAGAGTATATACAATGTTCAATAGTATAAAGGAAAACAGTCAGAATGCATCCAGGTTGGCCGAAAAAGGTAAGAAAGAGATGGATTTACTTATAACATTTATTAGGAGTGTCAGAGATATATTCAACACTTTGGTTGAAAAGATTAAAAACTTGTCAGGCTCAATTGCTCAGGTTGACGAAATCATAAATGTTATGAATGGAATTGCAGACCAGACAAATCTTTTAGCACTCAACGCAGCGATAGAGGCAGCGAGGGCTGGTAGTGCAGGACGAGGATTTGCAGTTGTGGCAGAGGAAGTGAGAAAACTTGCAAACGAATCAAGAGCATCTTCAGATAAAATTAAAGCAATTTTAACCAGTGTTATAGCTGATACAAATGAAGTTGTTCAGGCATCTAATGAAGTTACTGTGAATATAACAGCTCAATTAGAAAATGTTGAAAAGACTGTTGCTGCATTTGATGCTATAATAGAGGCCATTTCATCCGCTGTACCTCAGATAGAAGAAACATACAAGCAAGTTGAAGGTGTAATGAAGCAAAAGGATACAGCTATAGGGCATTTAGAGAGTGTAAGTACAGTAGCAGAGGAGAATTCAGCAGCTTCAGAAGAGGTATCAGCATCGGTTGAAGAGCTGGCAGCTACAACTGAAGAAATTGCAACATCAGCACAGCAGATAATGGAAGTTGCAAAGAATTTAAAAACACAAGTAGAGAAATTTAAGATTTAAGATGAAGCAATAGTTTCAAACGTTGCGATCATAATTATTTAGGTATTTAAAAGAGCGTACAGATGTGTTTAATATTATTCTTAGCAACCATAGTGAAAACCTCCTGTATGTTTGGTTTAGTTACGTATATCATACATGATTTTCACTATGGTTGCTATATTTTTTACCTGTTGCATTTAACAGGCTTTTTCAAAATTAAATTCAAAGACATGGTCAAGTCCAAATTTTTGTGTAAAATCCCTCTGGTTAGAATATGGATCGTCTTTATCAGCACCGTTCAATTCATTGTACTGCCTACGACCATTGGTGTGAAGGATATGCTACGCCGGGCTTTCGCCTGTTCTTGACACCAATGGTCTTAAGCAGTTATTAAAAACTAACGATGGTGATAAAGGTTATTTTATTGAAATAACCTTATCCTCCACTCTTTCCATAATTCTTTTTTGCCACTCGAAATACTCAGTCAATATTCTTAATACTTCCTCCCTGAAGCCCATTTCTCATCCTGTTCCATTAACAAAGCTCCTATTAAACGAATACCAGACTCTCGGTTTGGAAATATTCTTATAACTCTTTCACGACGACGAATTTCTTCATTTAACCGTTCTGACATATTAGTAGTACGAAGTTTCCTTCGATAAGGCTCAGGAAGTTCTAAAACTGCTATTGCGTCTTCAAACCCTTCTTCTAAAATCTCCATTGCTTTTGGAGCTTTATCTCTATATTCATCTAATACTTGATTTAATAGCATTCTTGCTGCTGAGGGATCTGGTGCTTCAAATATGGCTCTTAGTTTGGCATGTAATTCTCTTTGTAAAGCCTTTGGAGACTTATCAAGGATATTTCTCATAAAATGTGTTTGGCACCTTTGCCACGTAGCTCCCTGGAAGTGCCGACAAATAGCTTGTACAAGGCTACTTATGATGGTCCGAAACTACTAAATCAACTCCAATAAAGCCCTCTTTGCTTCAGCCATGAAAAGAATTCACTTAAAGCTTTCTTCTGATTCACTGTCTCCTATCATAAGACCTAATACTTCTCTATAGCCATCTTCATTTATGCCTACAGCAATTAATACGCTGCGTTGACGAACACGTCCCTCTTCTCTTACTTTTATCACTATTGCATCAACTATAACAAAGGGAAAGCTTTTTTCTTTTAAAGGTCTTGAATTCCACGCTGTAATAATAGGATCGAGATTTTTGCAAAGCTCGGAAATTGTAGATTTTGAAAATTCAGTTCCACAAAGTTCATAAGTGATTTCTTCGATTTTCCGGGTAGATACTCCATTAACCACCATCTCCATTAGTGCTAACAAAAGAGCCTGCTCACTTCTCTGGTAACCAGCAAAAAGATCAGTGCTAAATTTACCATTACGAAGTCGTGGAACTCTCAAAGTAAGAGTCCCTACCCTGGTAACTAAACTTCTTGAATAATAACCATTACGATAATCCTGTCTTTCTTCTGTCCTTTCATAAGGTTCAGCTTTAACTTGTTCAGTAGCTTGAGCTGCTAAAATTTGATTAAGTACAGATTCTAATAATTTAGCTAACTTTTCATCTTTTGTTCCTTTTACAAAAAGGTAATGCAAAATTTCAGAGTCTATGGTAATATTGTATTGAGCCATTTCCTATCCCTCCAGTTAGATTTTTGTTCTGTTTCTATTTCTATTCTAACCAGAGGGTGGGAAATGGCTCAACCCCTTTTTACACAATTATATAGACTTAACTCTAAAAACATCTTCATAAATTAAATAAATCCATTTTATTTTCGTTTTCAATATTATATCTTGAGATTTTCCAAAAGCAGCATTAAGTCCACCAATAACTATACCTGTTAATATAAACACTATAACAATGATTTTAAGTAATAATACTTTTCTATTGGAGTTATTCTTCATTTTTTCCTTCAACCTTCTTCCTTACATTTTTTAATATGCTGGCAAGTACTTCATCTGCTAAATTAAGCATAGATTCATCAACTCCTTCTAATACTAAGTCGCTCCATTCTTTAAGAATATCGGTAAAAATCAGTTTGAATTTTTTTGCTTTATCAGTTAATAAAAAAATATATGATCTGCTATCCGCAGAATTTTTCTGGCGTAAAACATAATCTTTTTTTTCTAGAGACTGCATTATTCTTGTCATCACACTTTTATCGTAGTGAAGTTCATTTACTATTTGTTCTTGAGTTCTACCTTCTTGTCCATATAGAGATAATAATACAAGTCCTTCTGCTGCATTTAATCCATACTTTTTTAAAGAATTTTTTAAAAATAATTTAAAATATTTATCAATTATAAGCATATGTCTACCAATAGAAGTATATTTTATTTTCATAATATCCTCCCAAAAATAGTTACTTTTGCAATTATATTATCATTTATTAGTTGTAAAAGCAACTATATATATATCCCGGAGATTTCCGGATTAACCCTCGAAGTTTGGACAAAATCTCTCTAAATCTACGAATATCTTAAAATATCATTTTAAATTACATTATCATTAATTGGTTTTGCATATATTAATCGGTTGCCCTTTACATTGAGACTCGAAAGGCTATGTTCCATTACCTTGAATGCCACCATATAAGGCCAGTCAAAACCAAGGCCACCATGCCTGGTCTCAATGTAAAGGTTACGCTTTGCCAACCTTACTATAGACTATAGATATATAGCCATGCTTTCAATTTCCTTACCTTTATTTAGTTCATAAAATATTTCTGGTGCTTTATATTTTAAGCTGGAGTGAAGCCTTTTTGTATTGTAGCGCTTCATAAACCTTGCAACTTCAGCATAGGCATGTTCAAAACTACAAAACTCGTGGATTCCTAAGCATTCATCCTCAAAAATTCTGTGAAATGCTTCTATATGGGCATTTTTATTAGGAGTCCTGCAAGGAATTCTTTCATGGTATATATTTATTTCATTGCAGCTTTCCTCAAAAAGGTTACTTGTAAACTGAGGTCCATTATCAGTTCTTATTACTGGTTTTACATCAGCACTATAGAGCTCCCTTTTTAAAAGACAGCGCTTCAAAAGTCTTACAGCATCTGTGCTTTCGCACCTGTAGCAATTTGAATTAAGTGCAATTATGTGTTATAATACTTTTAAAAAAGGTTATATTTTAAATATCAGGGTGAGTAAAAATGGAAGGAGATAAAATTAAAAAATTTGAAGAATTTTTTACAAATTCCTTTAGGGATGGAAAAGTAGTAAGAGAATTGAGGTTATCTTCTGATGAAGTAGAATACATTAAGAAAAGATATCCAAATGTTACAGTATCTAAATTGAGTGGGTTTGAAAATAATAAAGATAAAAATTGGTATACAGTTAAATTAGGCTTATAAATTTTTACTTATGAATAATAGAATAATAGAATTACATTAGAAAGTAGGTTGTGAGATATGGAACATAGGAATAAAGCAGTTGTACTTGGAGCAAATTATTATATTGGACTTAGTGTTATTAGATGCCTTGGGAGTGAAGGTGTTAAAGTAGCAGCAGTTGATTATTCTAAAAAAGGTACATATGGATTTTATTCTAAATATTGTTCAGAGATTTTAGTAGGTCCACACTATAAGGAAAAACCAGAGGAGTTCTTGCAGTTTTTAATAGACTATGCAAAAAAGCAAGAACATCCTCCTGTACTATTCCCTTGTGCAGACCCATATGTAGAGTTTGTTGATAAACATTTAGATGTTTTAAGACAATACTATTTAATCCACAATATTGAGCAGGGTTTATATACTAAATTAATGAACAAAGGGACTTTAAGGGATTTAGCGATAGAACATGGAGTTAGAGTTCCAGAAACAATAAGTGTTGATGAAGAAAACTTTGTTGAAAAAGTTGAAGAACAAATTAAGTATCCCTGTTTAGTAAAGCCTGTGGATTCACATACCTTCGTTTCGATATTTAGAAGAAAGCTTTTTAAGGTTTATAACAGAGAAGAGCTACTCTCCTGTGTTCAAAAAGCGAAAGAGGCAAATACTGAAGTTATAATTCAAAGAATTATAAAGGGTTTTGATGACTGTATGTATACCTTTGATGCTTATTTAAACAAAGATTCAAAGGTAACACACTGGGTTACGTGCCAAAAGATGCGTCAATATCCAATAAACTATGGTGCTTCAGTGTATACAAAACAAAAATATGTGCCAGAGCTTTATGATATAGGAGCAAAGTTTTTAGAAGGAGTAAAGTTTAAGGGATTTGCTGAAATAGAATTTAAAAAGGATGAAGAAACAGGTAATTTCTACTTAATTGAAGTTAATGTTCGAACAACAAACTTAAATAATTTATTATACAAAGTTGGAATTAACATGCCCTACATTGCGTATAGGGATTTAACAGGCAATCCACTTCCAAATGATGCGGTTACCTGGGATACAAATAGGGCATTTTGGTATGCATATGAAGATATTTTGGCAATAAAAGAATATATACGAACAAAACAATTAACGCTATCTCAAGTTATTGCCTCCTTTTTTAGACCAAAGGCCTATGCTATTTGGGATGTTAAAGACCCAAAACCATTCTTTGTATTTTTAAATTCAAAAATATCAAGGGTTTTTGAAAAGATATCTAAAAAAGGTTAAAAATTTTGTTTGTTGAGAGGGGAGCAAGATGGTTAAATTACACGATTTAATAAAATGCCTTGATGAAGTAGAAATAAGAAATGATAAAAATGTTGATATAAAAGGTATAGCATACAATTCAAAAAACGTTTTACCTGGAGATTTGTTTGTATGTATAAAAGGATATAAAACAGATGGTCATAAATATATTTTAGATGCTGTTACAAATGGGGCAGTTGCACTTGTTGTTGAAGAATTCCAAGATGGATGGACTATACCACAAATTAAAGTAAAGAATAGCAGAGAGGCTCTATCAAGATTAAGTGATAAGTTCTATGGTAGTCCTTCCCAAAAAATTAAGGTGATAGGTGTAACAGCAACTAACGGTAAGACAAGCACAACTTTTATGACCAATGCAGTTTTAGAAAATAACGGTTTTAAAACAGGTCTTATAGGAACAGTTGCTGTTAAATATGGAAACACTTTAATACCTGCAAGTTTAACAACTCCAGAATCATTAGACCTACATAGATATTTTGATAAAATGTATAAAGAAGGGGTTACCCATGTAACTATGGAGGTGTCCTCTTCAGCACTTGATTTAAAACGAGTAAATGATGTTGATTTTGATATTGTTGTTTTCAATAATATAAGTAGAGAACATATAGATCTTCACGGTTCCTTTGAAGAGTACTTTAGAGTAAAATCAAGCCTTATAACTAATGCAAAGGAAAATAAATTTGCAATATTAAATTTAGATTGCCCTTATGTTGCTTCTCTTGTGGATAAAACAAAGGCAAAGGTTATAACTTACGGGGTTGAAAATCCAAATGGGCATATTTATTGTAAAAACTTAGACCTTTCAACAGGAAGAGCAAAGTTTACAGTTGAAATAAGAAAAGAGTTTAGAGGAGAAGATATTCTATACACACCAACCTCCTTTGATATAGAACTTAAAACTCCAGGATACCATTCTGTTTACAATGCCATGGTTGCAATAACTGTAGGATTAATATGTGGTGTTCCAGTTGATGTAATAAAGGATGCCTTATTAAAGTTTGGTGGTGTAGAGAGACGTTTTGAAATAATATATGAAGAAGATTTTAAAATAATAGATGATCATTTTGCAAACCCAGGAAATATTGATGTAACTTTAGAGACACTACAAAAGATGAAGTATAATAATTTAAAATTAGTTTATGCTATAAGAGGTAATAGAGGGCCTATAGTTAATAGAGAAAATGCAGAAACAATTGTAAAATGGGCATCTAAGTTAGGTTTAAAGGAAATAATAGCAACGTTAAGTAGATCTCATACAACAGAGAAGGATAAGGTTCAAGAGGAAGAGGTAAGAGTATTTAAGGAAGTTATGACTAAAGCAGGCATAAATGTTATTTTATACGATGAACTATATGATGCAGTAAAACACGCAATAAAAGAAGTAGGGAAAGATGATGTTATACTTCTTGCAGGTTGTCAAGGTATGGACTATGGAGCAAAGGTTGCACTTGAAATTATAAGAGAATTAAATCCTAATATAGACACAGCAAAGTTATTTAAACCATTACAAAACAGAGTTGCAGGTGTATAAACAAAAAATATGCAGTATCAAGAAAGAAGGGAAAAAAGGATGAATGACAAGATTATAGGAATAATTGGAGGTATGGGACCAGAAGCGACCGCAGATTTATTTATGAAAATAATACAAAAAACAAAGGTGGAAAAGGATCAAGATCATTTTAGAATTATAATAGATAACAACCCTAAAATACCAGATAGAACAAAGGCAATATTATATGGTGGGGAAAGTCCAGTAGAAGAGCTTATAAAAACTGCAAAAAACCTTGAAAAAGCAGGTGTTGATGTTGCTTGCATTCCATGCATGACATCCCATTATTTCATACAAGAAATACAAAAGAGCGTATCATACCCAATAATAAATGCCTTTGAGGTAGTAAGAAAACATATAATTAAGCATTATCCAAATGTTAAAAAAATTGGGGTTTTAGCAACTACAGGTACTGTAAAAATGGGTATGTATGAAAAATATCTTGAGTTTGCAAAGGTTATATATCCTTCATCAACAATTCAAGAGGAGAAGGTGATGGAGGCGATATATGGAGAGAAGGGAATAAAAAGAGGTGTTAAAAATGAAATACCATTAAATTTATTGAGGGATGCAGCAAAACATCTGATTTCTCAAGGAGCAGAGCTTATAATACTTGGATGTACTGAAATAGGGTTAGTATTAAAACAAGAACACGTTGAGGTTCCTGTGATTGATCCGATGGATGTTTTGGCAGATGAACTCATAAAGTACCACCCAGGTGAAGGTGAATAGAACCATTTTTATCCATATATAGGGGACATCTTAAAAATTATATAATCTATAAATTGTTTAGTTATTGGCAAATGTGTATTAAAGTTTTTTTCGAATTGCCTAAAAAATGCAATTTTAAATTAAGTACTTCAATTTTTGATAGCTTATTTCATAAACTATCAAAAAACGA
The Caldicellulosiruptor morganii DNA segment above includes these coding regions:
- a CDS encoding methyl-accepting chemotaxis protein, translating into MKDGVGILSTNSESLTSVSEEIAASSSEVAKAIQQVAQGASEQVNSVQKVVELFDLMAQNLERVYTMFNSIKENSQNASRLAEKGKKEMDLLITFIRSVRDIFNTLVEKIKNLSGSIAQVDEIINVMNGIADQTNLLALNAAIEAARAGSAGRGFAVVAEEVRKLANESRASSDKIKAILTSVIADTNEVVQASNEVTVNITAQLENVEKTVAAFDAIIEAISSAVPQIEETYKQVEGVMKQKDTAIGHLESVSTVAEENSAASEEVSASVEELAATTEEIATSAQQIMEVAKNLKTQVEKFKI
- a CDS encoding MarR family winged helix-turn-helix transcriptional regulator, with amino-acid sequence MKIKYTSIGRHMLIIDKYFKLFLKNSLKKYGLNAAEGLVLLSLYGQEGRTQEQIVNELHYDKSVMTRIMQSLEKKDYVLRQKNSADSRSYIFLLTDKAKKFKLIFTDILKEWSDLVLEGVDESMLNLADEVLASILKNVRKKVEGKNEE
- a CDS encoding integrase core domain-containing protein → MKRCLLKRELYSADVKPVIRTDNGPQFTSNLFEESCNEINIYHERIPCRTPNKNAHIEAFHRIFEDECLGIHEFCSFEHAYAEVARFMKRYNTKRLHSSLKYKAPEIFYELNKGKEIESMAIYL
- a CDS encoding carboxylate--amine ligase, whose translation is MEHRNKAVVLGANYYIGLSVIRCLGSEGVKVAAVDYSKKGTYGFYSKYCSEILVGPHYKEKPEEFLQFLIDYAKKQEHPPVLFPCADPYVEFVDKHLDVLRQYYLIHNIEQGLYTKLMNKGTLRDLAIEHGVRVPETISVDEENFVEKVEEQIKYPCLVKPVDSHTFVSIFRRKLFKVYNREELLSCVQKAKEANTEVIIQRIIKGFDDCMYTFDAYLNKDSKVTHWVTCQKMRQYPINYGASVYTKQKYVPELYDIGAKFLEGVKFKGFAEIEFKKDEETGNFYLIEVNVRTTNLNNLLYKVGINMPYIAYRDLTGNPLPNDAVTWDTNRAFWYAYEDILAIKEYIRTKQLTLSQVIASFFRPKAYAIWDVKDPKPFFVFLNSKISRVFEKISKKG
- a CDS encoding Mur ligase family protein, which codes for MVKLHDLIKCLDEVEIRNDKNVDIKGIAYNSKNVLPGDLFVCIKGYKTDGHKYILDAVTNGAVALVVEEFQDGWTIPQIKVKNSREALSRLSDKFYGSPSQKIKVIGVTATNGKTSTTFMTNAVLENNGFKTGLIGTVAVKYGNTLIPASLTTPESLDLHRYFDKMYKEGVTHVTMEVSSSALDLKRVNDVDFDIVVFNNISREHIDLHGSFEEYFRVKSSLITNAKENKFAILNLDCPYVASLVDKTKAKVITYGVENPNGHIYCKNLDLSTGRAKFTVEIRKEFRGEDILYTPTSFDIELKTPGYHSVYNAMVAITVGLICGVPVDVIKDALLKFGGVERRFEIIYEEDFKIIDDHFANPGNIDVTLETLQKMKYNNLKLVYAIRGNRGPIVNRENAETIVKWASKLGLKEIIATLSRSHTTEKDKVQEEEVRVFKEVMTKAGINVILYDELYDAVKHAIKEVGKDDVILLAGCQGMDYGAKVALEIIRELNPNIDTAKLFKPLQNRVAGV
- the cuyB gene encoding cysteate racemase encodes the protein MNDKIIGIIGGMGPEATADLFMKIIQKTKVEKDQDHFRIIIDNNPKIPDRTKAILYGGESPVEELIKTAKNLEKAGVDVACIPCMTSHYFIQEIQKSVSYPIINAFEVVRKHIIKHYPNVKKIGVLATTGTVKMGMYEKYLEFAKVIYPSSTIQEEKVMEAIYGEKGIKRGVKNEIPLNLLRDAAKHLISQGAELIILGCTEIGLVLKQEHVEVPVIDPMDVLADELIKYHPGEGE